One window from the genome of Andrena cerasifolii isolate SP2316 chromosome 3, iyAndCera1_principal, whole genome shotgun sequence encodes:
- the LOC143367053 gene encoding uncharacterized protein LOC143367053 → MQVKFFTHALAWRAARKHHSPARAPESTTLLPARKPRIQKSLHKRQKSMSRSWSVIKFLEDGFVEAVPSSWLEGEFSFWPPIAAKMVTAVIKKCEPPPPSWPKHQVKLLTRVTFDTYLKAREKARLAEDTSDLQSDEPPAKRRRIPKTFWSSKDSGNEIEDLDKSTQNIQVGSFNEKYLEERVDDAEEHLDVDIEQRLEEIRGMDTSSFQSTPIENCSSAQLQRLHREQ, encoded by the exons atgcaggtcaaatttttcacccacgctcttgcgtggcgcgcagcaagaaagcatcacagtcctgcccgcgcgccagaaagcaccacgctcctgcccgcgcgcaaacctcgaatccagaagagtttacataagagacagaaaag TATGAGCCGTTCGTGGTcagtaattaaatttttggaGGACGGATTCGTCGAAGCTGTGCCATCATCATGGCTTGAAGGCGAATTCTCCTTTTGGCCACCGATTGCTGCTAAAATGGTCACCGCAGTAATAAAAAAGTGCGAGCCACCACCACCGAGTTGGCCAAAGCATCAGGTCAAATTGCTTACACGAGTCACTTTTG ATACTTACCTCAAAGCGAGGGAAAAAGCAAGACTGGCAGAAGACACTAGTGACCTGCAGTCAGACGAGCCACCGGCCAAGCGCAGGCGCATACCAAAAACATTCTGGAGCAGTAAGGACTCCGGAAACGAAATTGAAGATTTAG ACAAATCGACACAGAACATCCAGGTCGGCTCCTTTAACGAAAAATATTTAGAGGAGCGCGTAGACGATGCAGAGGAGCACTTAGATGTAGATATAGAGCAACGGTTGGAAGAAATTCGTGGAATGGACACTTCCTCGTTCCAGAGTACTCCTATcg AAAATTGTAGCAGTGCCCAGCTGCAGCGGCTGCATCGAgaacagtaa
- the LOC143367244 gene encoding LOW QUALITY PROTEIN: uncharacterized protein LOC143367244 (The sequence of the model RefSeq protein was modified relative to this genomic sequence to represent the inferred CDS: inserted 2 bases in 1 codon): MLAINDNRRRNLVIAAAAAAAAVYLTEAERRRDRRKKRRVWVKQYRGNSNDQALVRELREEYQEDYRNYLRMDSQAFDELLKLVQNRIAKQDTTMRRSISAEQRLIATLRFLATGRSYEDLKFSTGISAPSLSKIIPETCKVLYQVLRTEFLKFPNTKDEWKKIAEGFHNKWDFVNCGGAMDGKHXRIVPPPDSGAFYYNYKNYYSIVLMALVDSNYEFIFVDVGKNGRISDGGVIEHTEFMRRLNNGQLNLPQNNETVNNLNFVFLGDEAFGLTNNF, from the exons ATGTTGGCGATAAACGACAATCGTCGTCGGAACTTGGtcattgctgctgctgctgctgctgctgctgtataTTTAACAGAAGCAGAGCGGAGAAGAGACAGAAGAAAGAAGCGCCGTGTTTGGGTGAAACAATACCGAGGAAATTCAAATGATCAAGCCCTTGTTCGAGAGCTGAGAGAGGAGTACCAAGAGGATTACAGAAATTATTTGAGGATGGATTCTCAAGCGTTCGATGAACTGTTGAAATTAGTTCAAAACAGAATCGCGAAGCAGGACACAACCATGAGACGGAGCATCAGTGCAGAGCAACGTCTCATCGCCACGTTACGATTTTTGGCTACTGGACGATCTTACGAAGATTTAAAATTTAGTACGGGGATATCAGCTCCTTCATTATCCAAGATAATTCCCGAGACTTGCAAAGTACTATATCAGGTCCTACGGACTGAATTCTTAAAG TTCCCGAATACCAAGGACGAGTGGAAAAAGATAGCAGAAGGGTTCCATAACAAATGGGATTTTGTCAACTGCGGAGGTGCTATGGATGGAAAACA CCGAATTGTTCCACCACCGGATTCTGGagcattttattataattataagaaTTATTATAGTATCGTACTAATGGCGTTAGTCGATTCTAATTACGAATTCATTTTTGTCGACGTCGGCAAAAATGGAAGGATATCGGATGGGGGTGTTATCGAACATACGGAATTTATGAGACGTTTAAATAACGGGCAGTTGAATTTGccgcaaaataatgaaacagTAAACAATTTAAACTTCGTATTTTTAGGCGATGAAGCGTTTGGTTTGACTAACAATTTTTAA